Genomic segment of Ruegeria sp. TM1040:
AGGACGCCTCGATCTCCACCGAACGCAAAAAACTGACGGTGTTCTTTTCCGACATCAAGGATTTCACCCAGACGGCAGAGACCTTGCAGCCGGAGGAGCTGACGGCGCTTCTGAACGAGTATTTCACCGAGATGTCCGCCATCGCGGCCAAACATGGGGCGACCATCGACAAGTTCATCGGCGATGCCATCGTGGCCTTCTTTGGTGATCCTGAAACGCTGGGCACTGCTGAGGACGCGCGGGCTTGCGTGCGGATGGCGCTGGAGATGCAGGAGCGTTTGAGAGAGCTGGAAAAAGAATGGCGCGCGCGTGGCATCGACAGGCCTTTCCGGGCGCGCATCGGTATCAACACGGGCTATTGCAACGTCGGCAACTTCGGTTCGGAAGAACGGATGGATTACACCATCATCGGCGCGGAGGCCAATCTGGCCGCCCGCCTGGAGGCGGCAGCGGAACCGGGAGGCATCGTGATGAGCCATGAGACTTATGCCCATGTGCGCGACTTCGTGGCTGCCACCCCCATGCCGCCGATGCAGTTCAAGGGCATCACGCGCGACGTGCATCCCTATGCCATCGCGCCGGGGCAATCGGGCAACCTGCCACCCACCGAGACCAGCATGGACGGCAAAAGCCTAACCGTGCATTTGGAGCGGCTCGACGACACCACGCGCGCGCAGCTGGAGGCGATCCTCGGCAAGCCGCTGAAAGGCTGACCGATCCGCCCTGTCCAGACTGACCCTATCCGCAAACCCAAATGCAAAACGGCGCCCCCGCATGGGAGGCGCCGTTTCTGTTTTCCGTGATCTGAGGGCCTCAGCGGCCCTCACTTAGGTCGCCTTTCGCTCGCTCATCAGGCCGCGCAGGATTGCATAGCACATCACCAACAGCACAACCGTGAACGGCAGGCCCGTAGAGATCACCATGGACTGCAACGATTGCAGGCCGCCGGCGCTCAGGAGGAGAACGATCGCAACCGCACCTTCAAAGACGCACCAGAAGGCCCGCTGCGGTACCGGCGCATCTACCTTGCCGCCAGCGGTGATGGTGTCGATCACCAGCGACCCCGAGTCCGAGGAGGTCACGAAGAACACGATCACCAGCACGATGCCGACCAGCGAGGTGATCCCGGCAAGCGGCATCACATCCAGCATCTTGAAGAGCTTCAGCTCCAGCGCCGCATCCTGCGCTACGGTGTAGCCATCAGAGAGAACCTGATGGATCGCAGTGCCGCCGAATACGCTCATCCAAAGGACGCAGACCATCGACGGGATCAACAGCACGCAGATGATGAATTCACGCACGGTCCGGCCACGGCTGACGCGGGCGATGAACATGCCCACGAACGGCGACCAGGAAATCCACCACGCCCAGTAGAACGACGTCCAGCCCTGCATGAAGTTGACATCCTCACGTCCGACCGGGTTCGAGAGCGCCGGGAGATACTGGAAATAGGCCATCAGCGAGTCCCAGAACAGCGACAGCAGGAACACTGTCGGCCCCACCAGCAGCACAAAGACCAGCAGCACAAAGGCCAGACCCATATTGATCTCCGACAGGATCTTCACACCGCCATCAAGGCCGCGCAGCACAGAAACCAGTGCGATTGCGGTGATGGCCGAGATCAGGATGACCTCAGTGGTGGACCCGATCGAGATGCCAAACAGCTCATTGAGGCCCGCATTGGCTTGCGTTGCG
This window contains:
- a CDS encoding BCCT family transporter; translated protein: MTDQTTETPDGIPSPDGAAHIIDTDYEIGQDNVEGSVGPFGFDIHNPVFAISGIAVVAFVFYTLALPEQAGNVFSWLFSAVTKGFDWFFLGAANIFVIFCLFLIVTPFGNVRLGGTEAEPDYSYIGWFAMLFAAGMGIGLMFYGVSEPLSHFASSIGGTASEGGVRTDWAPLGAAGGNEAEAVRLGMAATIFHWGLHPWAIYAVVALALALFSYNKGLPLTIRSAFYPIFGDAVWGWVGHVIDILAVFATLFGLATSLGFGATQANAGLNELFGISIGSTTEVILISAITAIALVSVLRGLDGGVKILSEINMGLAFVLLVFVLLVGPTVFLLSLFWDSLMAYFQYLPALSNPVGREDVNFMQGWTSFYWAWWISWSPFVGMFIARVSRGRTVREFIICVLLIPSMVCVLWMSVFGGTAIHQVLSDGYTVAQDAALELKLFKMLDVMPLAGITSLVGIVLVIVFFVTSSDSGSLVIDTITAGGKVDAPVPQRAFWCVFEGAVAIVLLLSAGGLQSLQSMVISTGLPFTVVLLVMCYAILRGLMSERKAT